The following proteins are encoded in a genomic region of Streptomyces sp. NBC_01723:
- a CDS encoding GNAT family N-acetyltransferase produces MTELRTDRLVLRRWRDSDLAPWAAMNADPEVREHLGEPLTREQSDASVAGFRADFERRGYGWWAVEVRATGEFIGFAGLDEVEDGLPFTGVEIGWRLARSAWGRGYAGEAARAVLAHGFEVLDLPEILAVTTAANVRSQAVMRRIGMTRDPAGDFDDPDAPEGPLRPNVLFRIARDG; encoded by the coding sequence ATGACCGAACTGCGTACCGATCGCCTCGTCCTCCGCCGCTGGCGCGACTCCGACCTCGCGCCGTGGGCGGCGATGAACGCCGATCCCGAGGTGCGAGAGCACCTGGGCGAACCGCTCACCCGTGAACAGAGTGACGCCTCCGTCGCCGGCTTCCGGGCCGATTTCGAGCGGCGGGGTTACGGATGGTGGGCCGTCGAGGTCCGGGCCACGGGCGAGTTCATCGGCTTCGCGGGACTGGACGAGGTGGAGGACGGGCTGCCGTTCACCGGTGTGGAGATCGGCTGGCGGCTCGCCCGGTCGGCCTGGGGCCGGGGTTACGCCGGCGAGGCCGCGCGGGCCGTGCTGGCCCATGGCTTCGAGGTCCTGGACCTGCCCGAGATCCTCGCCGTGACCACGGCCGCCAACGTCCGTTCCCAGGCGGTGATGCGCAGGATCGGCATGACCCGGGACCCGGCCGGCGACTTCGACGACCCGGATGCGCCCGAGG
- a CDS encoding TetR family transcriptional regulator C-terminal domain-containing protein → MAYWTASDTGREVRELLVAWRNDGHSSVRDRFRRSVDEGDLPPETDPGLLARCLTTFASGLAVQAASGVCRDELQEAADAFLRTWPLS, encoded by the coding sequence TTGGCGTACTGGACCGCCAGCGACACCGGGCGTGAGGTCCGTGAGCTGCTCGTCGCCTGGCGCAACGACGGCCACTCGTCCGTCCGCGACCGGTTCCGGCGATCCGTCGACGAGGGCGACCTGCCTCCGGAGACCGATCCGGGGCTGCTGGCCCGCTGCCTCACCACCTTCGCGTCCGGCCTCGCCGTACAGGCCGCGAGCGGCGTCTGCCGCGACGAGCTGCAGGAGGCGGCCGACGCCTTCCTGCGCACCTGGCCGCTCTCCTGA